The Pseudomonadota bacterium genome window below encodes:
- a CDS encoding cytochrome c1, producing MKRVTTWVFVATLSLLAPQLVLAAGSKYPLESPQIDVGNERSLQRGAKTFVNYCMTCHSLAYMRYARVAEDLGIPPKLVEDNLIFAADDEGNPLKVTSMMESGMSTDYGKQAFGVAPPDLSLTARSRGEAWLYTYLKSFYVDEGRAGLGSNNAVLKGSAMPNVLWQLQGHQAPVYSDDGKELIGVELVNEGSQSPREFDKTITDLVNFLSYAAEPGQERRRAMGFWVILFMLVFSCLAWVLKKEYWRDVH from the coding sequence ATGAAGCGTGTGACCACCTGGGTGTTCGTGGCCACGCTGTCGCTGCTGGCACCGCAACTCGTGCTCGCAGCGGGCTCCAAGTACCCGCTGGAGAGCCCGCAGATTGACGTCGGCAACGAGCGCTCGCTCCAGCGCGGCGCCAAAACCTTTGTCAACTACTGCATGACCTGCCACAGCCTGGCGTACATGCGCTACGCGCGGGTCGCGGAGGACCTCGGCATCCCGCCCAAGCTGGTTGAAGACAACCTGATCTTCGCGGCCGACGACGAGGGCAACCCGCTCAAGGTCACCAGCATGATGGAAAGCGGGATGTCGACCGACTACGGCAAGCAGGCCTTCGGTGTTGCACCGCCTGACCTGTCACTGACGGCGCGCTCACGGGGTGAGGCGTGGCTCTACACCTACCTCAAGAGCTTTTACGTCGACGAGGGCCGTGCGGGTCTGGGGTCGAACAACGCGGTGCTCAAGGGCTCGGCCATGCCGAACGTGCTCTGGCAACTGCAAGGACACCAGGCGCCGGTGTATTCCGACGACGGCAAGGAGCTCATCGGGGTCGAGTTGGTGAACGAGGGCAGCCAGAGCCCGCGGGAATTCGACAAGACGATCACCGATCTGGTCAATTTCCTGAGCTACGCCGCCGAGCCCGGACAGGAACGCCGCCGGGCCATGGGCTTTTGGGTGATATTATTCATGCTCGTGTTCTCATGCCTCGCGTGGGTTCTGAAGAAGGAGTACTGGCGCGACGTGCACTGA
- a CDS encoding YraN family protein, whose protein sequence is MTSRARGLAAERQARHWLEQRGLRHIESNYRCAMGEIDLVMRDRDTLVFVEVRYRRNAAFGGAAVSVTAPKQRKLKRAVEHYLVARAVSARRPCRIDVLALQAADDAECTVEWIQNAVVGEG, encoded by the coding sequence TTGACTAGCCGCGCGCGCGGTCTCGCAGCGGAGCGCCAGGCGCGGCACTGGCTCGAGCAGCGCGGCCTGCGTCACATCGAGAGCAACTACCGCTGCGCCATGGGTGAGATCGACCTCGTGATGCGCGACCGCGACACGCTGGTCTTCGTCGAGGTCCGTTACCGGCGCAACGCGGCCTTCGGCGGCGCCGCAGTGAGCGTCACCGCACCCAAACAGCGCAAGCTCAAGCGCGCGGTCGAGCACTACCTCGTGGCGCGTGCGGTGTCGGCTCGACGTCCGTGCCGAATCGACGTGCTGGCACTGCAGGCCGCCGACGACGCCGAGTGCACCGTGGAGTGGATCCAGAACGCCGTTGTGGGAGAGGGGTGA
- a CDS encoding glutathione S-transferase N-terminal domain-containing protein, translating into MTLFSVPTDLHSHRVRVVLFEKDIVVEIEDVDPNALPEEVLEVNPSKAMPTLVDRELVLYDSRVICEYLDERFPHPPLMPIDPLSRAQARLALYHIENDWYPLAHQLETAGEKKRTEARKQLREHLTNSAEIFGAKPFLFSDEFSMIDVTIAPLLWRLPKYGVDLPAKAKPINEYAERIFKRDGFSASLTELEREMR; encoded by the coding sequence ATGACGCTGTTTTCCGTTCCAACCGACTTGCACAGTCACCGTGTTCGGGTGGTGTTGTTCGAGAAAGACATCGTCGTGGAAATCGAGGATGTCGACCCGAACGCGTTGCCCGAAGAAGTCCTGGAAGTGAACCCGTCGAAAGCGATGCCGACGTTGGTCGATCGGGAACTGGTGTTGTACGACTCGCGCGTGATCTGCGAGTACCTGGACGAGCGGTTTCCACACCCGCCGCTGATGCCGATCGACCCGCTCTCGCGGGCCCAGGCCAGGCTTGCGCTCTACCACATCGAAAACGACTGGTATCCCCTGGCGCACCAACTCGAGACGGCGGGTGAGAAGAAGCGCACCGAGGCGCGCAAGCAGTTGCGCGAGCACCTGACCAACTCCGCCGAGATCTTCGGTGCGAAGCCGTTCCTCTTCTCCGACGAGTTCTCCATGATCGACGTCACGATCGCACCGCTCCTGTGGCGCTTGCCAAAGTACGGCGTGGACCTGCCGGCCAAAGCCAAGCCGATCAACGAGTATGCCGAGCGCATCTTCAAGCGCGACGGTTTCTCCGCCAGCTTGACCGAGCTGGAACGCGAGATGCGCTGA
- a CDS encoding penicillin-binding protein activator, producing MRDTIANRPRGGTPRLPASCLVALTLLIAGCSVPELESPTTRQPVEPTPTEASPDAITAIAEQLRADGDLAAAAAAYTQLAERATDIAEQQHFQLTAAELRVDEQAYDDARAVLANVLEPLASEDLAHRRAVLDARLLLVAGDADAALRALPAEERVLAPDALLRFHGVRADAAKAANQPGNALASLINLDILEGGANRDARNLEIWDLLAELDTLTLTGLLNAYTEDLPRGWLQLALDIDAVRERGADLNSTVAAWKTRYPGHPADALLVAYDDTETPLFAGAPSTSIRIGQVNRVALLLPFTERLQSFSGAIRDGAITALLESDTPVSLAVYDVGDAASGSLGAYQRAVVDGADLVVGPLRRNAALALATSANLQVPVLSLNYLNDGNAVDNLIQFGLSPEDEARNAADFIIGNGLYNAAIIHPATDAGTRSASAFSDRLAAWGGQVLATTELPSDATDFRRELSTLLLTDQSLARRRSLEAALGTKLTFETTPRQDIEALFIPVSPALGRLLKPQLDFHGAERIPTVSTSLVYAGRPRAETDRDLNQVFFNDIPWLLNGEAGEQVARQTAKALGVDDGPLARFFALGHDAMTLALNLPALSTGSVSALGGETGTLTLVDGRVRRQMPFAQFNRGLPRRVEFTYPGEPVPAVPEDSFGAGDLFDSQPIDPRTETAPALD from the coding sequence ATGCGCGACACCATCGCCAACCGTCCCCGGGGCGGCACACCCCGCCTGCCGGCGAGCTGCCTCGTCGCACTCACGCTGCTGATCGCCGGCTGCAGCGTCCCGGAACTCGAGTCACCAACGACGCGACAGCCGGTCGAGCCCACACCGACGGAAGCCAGCCCCGACGCGATCACGGCGATCGCCGAGCAATTGCGGGCCGACGGCGACCTCGCCGCTGCGGCTGCAGCCTACACCCAGCTCGCCGAACGCGCGACCGACATCGCCGAGCAACAGCACTTCCAGCTCACCGCCGCGGAATTGCGGGTTGATGAACAGGCCTACGACGACGCGCGCGCGGTGCTCGCCAACGTGCTCGAACCGCTGGCGAGTGAAGACCTCGCGCACCGCCGCGCCGTGCTGGACGCCCGGCTGCTGCTGGTCGCGGGTGACGCCGACGCCGCGCTGCGCGCGCTGCCGGCGGAAGAGCGCGTGCTCGCACCGGACGCCTTGCTGCGGTTTCACGGCGTTCGAGCCGACGCGGCCAAGGCCGCCAATCAGCCGGGCAACGCCCTCGCGTCGCTGATCAACCTCGACATCCTCGAGGGGGGCGCCAACCGCGACGCGCGCAACCTCGAAATCTGGGACCTGTTGGCGGAGCTCGACACCCTCACGCTGACAGGCCTGTTGAACGCGTACACCGAGGACCTGCCGCGCGGCTGGTTGCAGCTCGCGCTCGATATCGACGCCGTGCGGGAACGCGGCGCCGACCTCAACAGCACGGTCGCCGCGTGGAAGACGCGTTACCCGGGCCACCCGGCTGACGCCCTGTTGGTCGCCTATGACGACACCGAAACGCCGCTCTTCGCCGGCGCGCCGAGCACGTCAATCCGGATTGGCCAGGTGAACCGGGTCGCGCTGCTGTTGCCCTTCACTGAACGGCTGCAGTCGTTCAGTGGTGCTATCCGAGACGGGGCCATCACCGCCTTGCTCGAGAGCGACACACCGGTTTCGCTCGCCGTCTACGACGTCGGAGACGCCGCGAGCGGCTCGCTCGGGGCCTACCAGCGCGCGGTCGTCGACGGCGCCGACCTGGTGGTCGGCCCGCTGCGCCGCAACGCGGCGCTGGCGCTCGCCACGTCAGCCAACCTGCAAGTGCCGGTGCTCTCGCTCAACTACCTGAACGACGGAAACGCCGTCGACAACCTGATCCAGTTCGGCCTCTCACCCGAGGACGAGGCGCGCAACGCGGCCGATTTCATCATCGGCAACGGCTTGTACAACGCGGCGATCATCCACCCCGCTACCGACGCGGGCACCCGCTCGGCGAGCGCGTTCAGCGACCGCCTGGCCGCCTGGGGTGGCCAGGTGCTGGCGACGACCGAACTGCCCTCGGACGCCACGGACTTTCGCCGCGAACTCAGCACGCTGCTGCTGACCGACCAGAGCCTGGCCCGCCGCCGAAGCCTCGAAGCGGCTCTCGGCACCAAGCTGACCTTCGAAACCACACCGCGGCAGGACATCGAAGCGTTGTTCATCCCGGTGTCACCGGCACTCGGCCGCCTGCTGAAACCGCAACTGGACTTTCACGGCGCCGAACGCATCCCGACGGTGTCGACCTCGCTGGTGTACGCCGGTCGCCCACGCGCCGAAACCGATCGGGACCTGAACCAGGTCTTTTTCAACGACATTCCCTGGTTGCTCAACGGCGAAGCCGGCGAGCAGGTCGCGCGCCAGACCGCCAAGGCGCTGGGCGTCGACGACGGCCCACTCGCCCGCTTCTTCGCACTCGGCCACGACGCCATGACACTGGCGCTGAACCTGCCCGCATTAAGTACGGGCAGCGTCTCGGCGCTCGGCGGTGAAACCGGCACATTGACACTCGTCGACGGGCGCGTCCGGCGCCAGATGCCGTTTGCCCAGTTCAACCGCGGCCTGCCACGGCGTGTCGAGTTCACGTACCCGGGTGAGCCGGTCCCGGCGGTGCCGGAGGACAGTTTCGGTGCAGGCGACCTGTTCGACAGCCAGCCAATCGACCCGCGCACCGAGACCGCACCCGCCCTTGACTAG
- a CDS encoding ClpXP protease specificity-enhancing factor yields the protein MTSSRPYLIRAMFDWIVDNNLTPYLLVDTTRDGVEVPMDYVDEGRIVLNIGPGATRNLELGSSEITFSARFNGQAMWVTAPVAAVSAIYAKENGQGMMFSDDGDNGPGGDVVDSHAGSSPDDDGPDDDGPKRPQLRIVK from the coding sequence ATGACGTCCAGTCGCCCGTACCTGATACGGGCCATGTTTGACTGGATTGTCGACAACAACCTCACGCCGTACCTGTTGGTCGACACGACGCGGGACGGCGTCGAGGTGCCGATGGATTACGTCGACGAAGGGCGCATCGTGTTGAATATCGGACCGGGTGCGACGCGCAACCTCGAACTCGGCAGCAGCGAAATCACGTTCAGCGCCCGGTTCAACGGGCAAGCCATGTGGGTGACCGCCCCGGTGGCCGCTGTCTCGGCGATCTACGCCAAAGAGAACGGCCAGGGCATGATGTTCAGCGACGACGGTGACAACGGTCCCGGCGGCGACGTCGTGGACAGCCACGCCGGATCGTCGCCGGACGACGACGGACCGGACGACGACGGGCCGAAGCGCCCGCAGTTGCGCATCGTCAAGTAG
- a CDS encoding cytochrome bc complex cytochrome b subunit → MADAKKGAFMTWVDDRFPFTETMQYHMTKYYAPKNFNFWYYFGVLSMVMLVIQIVTGIFLTMNYKPDGAKAFASVEYIMRDVNFGDILRYMHSTGASFFFIVVYLHMFRALLYGSYQKPRELIWVFGMVIYLCLMAEAFMGYLLPWGQMSYWGAQVIINLFNTIPWIGPALTEWIRGDYIVSDITLNRFFAFHVIALPLVLAALVFLHIVALHHVGSNNPDGIDIKKNKDENGVPKDGIAFHPYYTVKDTFGLSVFLTFFFAVVFFMPEMGGYFLEHANFIPADPLKTPEHIAPVWYFTPFYAMLRAVPPIAGSAFPGVLVMFGAIIVLFFLPWIDRGKVRSIRYRSALYKVLLGLFAVSFIVLGYYGIQPPSFWGTLLSRICTFYYFAYFALLWWMSGNENTKPVPERVTS, encoded by the coding sequence ATGGCCGATGCCAAGAAAGGGGCCTTCATGACGTGGGTCGACGATCGTTTCCCGTTCACGGAGACGATGCAGTACCACATGACGAAGTACTACGCACCGAAGAACTTCAACTTCTGGTATTACTTCGGCGTGCTCTCGATGGTCATGCTCGTGATTCAGATCGTCACGGGCATTTTCCTGACGATGAACTACAAGCCGGACGGGGCGAAGGCCTTCGCCTCGGTCGAGTACATCATGCGCGACGTCAACTTTGGCGACATCCTGCGCTACATGCACTCCACGGGCGCAAGCTTCTTCTTCATCGTGGTCTACCTGCACATGTTCCGTGCCCTGCTGTACGGCTCTTACCAGAAGCCGCGTGAGCTGATCTGGGTATTCGGCATGGTGATCTACCTGTGTCTGATGGCCGAGGCGTTCATGGGCTACCTGCTGCCCTGGGGCCAGATGTCCTACTGGGGTGCGCAGGTCATCATCAACCTGTTCAACACCATCCCGTGGATCGGCCCGGCGCTGACCGAGTGGATTCGCGGCGACTACATCGTCTCCGACATCACGCTCAACCGCTTCTTCGCGTTCCACGTGATCGCCTTGCCGCTGGTGCTCGCTGCCCTGGTGTTTCTGCACATCGTCGCCTTGCACCATGTCGGGTCGAACAACCCCGATGGCATCGACATCAAGAAGAACAAGGACGAGAACGGCGTGCCGAAAGACGGCATTGCGTTCCACCCGTACTACACCGTCAAGGACACCTTCGGCCTCTCGGTCTTCCTGACTTTTTTCTTCGCCGTGGTGTTTTTCATGCCGGAAATGGGTGGCTACTTTCTCGAGCATGCCAACTTCATCCCGGCTGACCCGCTGAAAACCCCCGAGCACATTGCACCGGTGTGGTACTTCACGCCGTTCTACGCGATGCTCCGCGCGGTCCCGCCGATTGCCGGGTCGGCCTTCCCCGGTGTGCTCGTGATGTTCGGCGCAATCATCGTGCTGTTCTTCCTCCCGTGGATCGACCGCGGCAAGGTGCGCTCGATCCGCTACCGCTCTGCGCTCTACAAGGTGCTGCTCGGTCTGTTTGCCGTGTCGTTCATCGTGCTCGGCTACTACGGTATCCAGCCGCCCTCGTTCTGGGGCACCCTGTTGTCGCGTATCTGCACCTTCTACTACTTCGCCTATTTCGCGCTGCTGTGGTGGATGAGCGGAAACGAGAACACCAAGCCCGTACCGGAGAGGGTCACATCATGA
- the rsmI gene encoding 16S rRNA (cytidine(1402)-2'-O)-methyltransferase: protein MSDKTPETLEPALYVVATPIGNLGDLSPRAREVLASVDRVYAEDTRHSQQMFRRVGVAVRVRSLHQHNERARADEVAGLVADGGAVALVSDAGTPVISDPGGRLVDHFHGLGLAVRAVPGPSAVVAALSVSGLSAEGFRFGGFLPAKAGARDRALADVAAVADTLVYYEAPHRVLATLQAMRAQFGGARRATLVRELTKRFETTRRASLEVLCDWVQRDPDQQRGEIVLVVEGCAVGGRADAHAAVNVDAVLRALSGALPPRQAASLAAQVLGGEKNHWYREILARKP from the coding sequence GTGAGCGACAAAACCCCAGAGACCCTCGAGCCCGCCTTGTATGTGGTGGCGACGCCTATCGGCAACCTGGGTGATCTGTCGCCGCGCGCTCGAGAGGTACTGGCCTCGGTCGATCGGGTGTACGCCGAGGACACACGGCACAGCCAGCAGATGTTTCGTCGGGTCGGTGTAGCGGTCCGGGTGCGGTCCCTGCACCAACACAACGAGCGAGCCCGCGCCGACGAGGTGGCGGGCCTGGTCGCTGACGGGGGCGCCGTGGCGCTCGTCTCGGACGCGGGCACCCCGGTGATTTCGGACCCTGGTGGGCGCCTGGTTGACCACTTTCACGGGTTGGGGTTGGCTGTGCGCGCGGTGCCCGGCCCGTCGGCGGTTGTCGCTGCGCTGTCGGTCAGCGGTCTGTCCGCAGAGGGTTTTCGGTTCGGCGGCTTCCTGCCCGCCAAGGCGGGCGCGCGCGACCGGGCGCTGGCGGACGTCGCCGCGGTGGCGGACACATTGGTGTACTACGAGGCACCGCACCGGGTGCTCGCCACCTTGCAGGCCATGCGCGCGCAGTTCGGCGGTGCGCGCCGAGCGACCCTGGTGCGCGAATTGACCAAGCGATTCGAAACCACGCGGCGCGCCTCTCTCGAGGTGTTGTGCGACTGGGTCCAGCGCGACCCCGATCAGCAACGTGGAGAGATCGTGTTGGTCGTCGAGGGCTGCGCCGTCGGGGGGCGTGCCGATGCGCACGCGGCTGTGAACGTCGACGCGGTGTTGCGCGCGCTGTCCGGTGCGCTGCCGCCGCGCCAGGCGGCGAGCCTGGCAGCACAGGTCCTCGGCGGCGAGAAGAACCACTGGTACCGCGAGATTCTCGCCCGAAAACCCTGA